A window of bacterium contains these coding sequences:
- a CDS encoding MFS transporter: MNPNLQIILIVSILFGLATGIYDLALPYYLHEQNISFQNMGIIFAIAALGIFFVRIYIGHLSDISGRKIYYALALCGNAFANLITPLTANVAIQSFLKTVRETSVMIKESLQSVLVYEHDKKRFTDWIGKTRGMEYFTEGLGTILVAGFLLFTGYRGSLVIAGGLLVIAFLIFVLRFHEPEKVEFMESFIPPHPRMYDFFNLPRELKIIAVAGFICGIGTSASHCFVMPLFFAKKFDASPQIVAVILALHRVVLALPMIFVSKFLTKNLKWIYIWFLAIQSISISATALIPAPYLWTAVGVWFIHDLVGGGIWAPAYYALIQQNSRTETRALDTSKVMAINQLGWVVGPLLAGWLFSISYSYPFFFGGLISLSSVFILLKLK; the protein is encoded by the coding sequence ATGAATCCGAATCTTCAAATTATATTGATTGTTTCAATTCTTTTTGGGTTAGCGACGGGTATCTATGACCTAGCGTTACCCTATTATCTTCACGAGCAAAATATCTCATTTCAAAATATGGGTATAATTTTCGCTATTGCCGCGTTAGGGATATTTTTCGTGCGCATATACATAGGACATTTATCTGATATTTCCGGTCGGAAAATATATTATGCCCTTGCATTATGCGGAAACGCGTTTGCAAACCTGATTACTCCGCTAACCGCAAATGTCGCTATCCAATCTTTCTTAAAAACTGTGCGGGAAACTTCAGTGATGATCAAAGAATCGCTGCAATCCGTTCTAGTCTATGAACACGATAAAAAACGGTTCACTGACTGGATAGGGAAAACCCGCGGGATGGAATATTTCACTGAAGGGCTTGGAACAATTCTGGTTGCTGGGTTTCTTTTATTTACAGGATATCGCGGGTCTTTGGTTATAGCTGGTGGATTGCTGGTTATCGCATTTCTGATATTCGTATTGCGGTTCCACGAGCCAGAAAAAGTCGAATTTATGGAATCATTCATTCCACCGCATCCGCGTATGTATGATTTTTTCAATCTCCCGCGCGAATTGAAAATCATTGCGGTTGCCGGGTTCATCTGTGGAATTGGAACCAGCGCTAGTCATTGTTTCGTTATGCCACTATTTTTCGCGAAGAAATTCGATGCGAGCCCGCAAATTGTTGCGGTTATACTTGCGTTACACCGGGTGGTTCTTGCTCTGCCGATGATTTTTGTAAGTAAATTTCTTACCAAAAATCTTAAATGGATTTATATCTGGTTTCTCGCAATTCAAAGTATCTCGATTTCTGCGACTGCTTTAATTCCAGCACCTTATTTATGGACTGCAGTCGGGGTCTGGTTCATCCACGATTTAGTTGGCGGGGGTATCTGGGCTCCGGCTTATTATGCGCTCATCCAACAAAACTCCCGAACGGAAACTCGTGCATTAGATACAAGCAAAGTTATGGCAATTAATCAGCTCGGCTGGGTGGTTGGACCCCTTTTAGCAGGATGGTTATTCTCCATTTCGTATAGCTATCCATTTTTCTTTGGTGGGCTGATTAGTTTAAGTTCAGTGTTTATCCTGCTGAAATTGAAATAG
- a CDS encoding tetratricopeptide repeat protein has translation MAVIPQEVIDKVNNKLTAELVIEKIGVNLATCNIEGQTIKCFCPIHKESIFRSLSIYKDQLRFKCAYTLCPGNKGGTLLDLYCFSTKQPLATAILFWAKELKIEGQLPATDELIADAIARAESLVSAGKRETAIQEFQALLDFAPTNWSLWQRILDLYKETGLIDIAVERAFYAAKLADEKKNRKQAMVFLTQLIEWNPTHLLGNELLAELYLDEKQTEKATELWKKILPVYIEQKEYQSALQIIEKLIDLYPDLTEYKLQGAELYAQVGQTDQAIHVLEKLLTQYQYQANFEETIKVLTRLTELAPTEIKWQKQLAEAYIATDQTQKAVGILQQLADRFAKQNKIAEALQVLNQAFLADPENLSLVEQRIELLLATNQIHDAAPLMEYLAEQYLQKNELDKVAGIYQRQIALVPQDTDLRYKLIDVYIKLGKKELAFEQYQQLVNLYLAENEPTSAVEIYQAMLKLSPDDIAIHTALAELYQKLEKYKEAIQEYLEMGTLLEAKREFNQAIEKYNQIIAIDSDHIGVREKLITIYTQLKQPDKIREMKLALAQIYQKKNEIAKAIALAQEILADEPKHIPTLSLLLECYQSQNKLTEVAAIYDKLAQAYVDIKDINKAANMYRRELEITPNKPEVLLSLAELLTELRAISEAKKIYTQLGGIFEQKRDFKRAIETYEYILKLDPNDLTTAETLVKLEATHAGNYPTLMPVKQRVSHMLQLAKIYLQKNLFSEAEALAEQIVSLAPDEESVYRLLADTYQKTGRKDTALQILLKLVDVLLAQKKLDSAIDELQHILQIEPNHLETRKKLVAAYLNTKNYQEAGNHLHIIAEQYRSAQDLPNAIAAYEQQLKLFPENTEIITNLAQLYTETQQINSAINLYTQLANIYTKQGETEKIGEILRTIVSLDPENPERREKLGQFYLKSGMIHEALLEYDALATLFAQQNKFDDAIRIFLTMLNIDPNNLQIRVVIAEMYERRGAYSEAIAQYMAIAQAYLQSGDTDKSIAIYQRAIALDPENTMLLETVANLHKTTKKKSSAIEIYQKLAKTYFEKDKINKAKEIYETILELEPENVESHSNLIKIALMQGRKSDAVKYSQALGTIFYKRKAIPEAITAYQEAIKFDPENVALRKEFIDLLLNTKKNTEAVAQYQELAKLYAQQGKPTDAVNAYRAAIKLDPENVALYLGLIDTHLQEGLELELVDDYLAIADLYVKKGETQTAKEYYEKVLQLEPNNRTATKQLRKLG, from the coding sequence ATGGCTGTTATCCCGCAAGAAGTTATTGATAAAGTAAATAACAAATTAACGGCTGAATTGGTTATCGAGAAGATCGGGGTTAATCTTGCCACATGCAATATTGAAGGACAGACGATAAAATGTTTTTGTCCGATTCATAAAGAAAGTATATTTCGTTCTCTCAGTATTTATAAAGACCAGTTGCGATTTAAATGTGCGTATACACTCTGTCCAGGAAATAAAGGTGGAACGCTGCTCGATTTATACTGCTTTTCAACAAAACAACCGTTAGCGACCGCTATACTTTTCTGGGCAAAAGAGTTGAAAATAGAAGGACAACTTCCCGCAACGGATGAACTTATTGCTGATGCGATCGCGAGAGCAGAGTCATTAGTCAGTGCAGGTAAACGGGAAACAGCGATTCAAGAATTTCAAGCATTACTTGATTTTGCGCCGACAAACTGGTCGTTATGGCAGCGGATTCTTGATCTATATAAAGAAACCGGGCTGATTGACATTGCGGTTGAACGAGCGTTTTATGCGGCAAAATTAGCCGATGAGAAAAAGAACCGAAAACAAGCGATGGTTTTCCTTACGCAGTTAATCGAATGGAACCCAACCCACCTGCTCGGGAACGAATTACTCGCTGAACTTTATCTCGATGAAAAACAAACGGAAAAAGCAACCGAGTTGTGGAAAAAAATTCTTCCGGTATACATTGAGCAGAAAGAATATCAATCGGCACTCCAAATCATTGAGAAATTAATTGATTTATATCCGGATCTAACGGAATATAAGCTCCAGGGAGCAGAATTATATGCCCAGGTTGGGCAGACTGACCAAGCAATTCACGTGTTAGAAAAACTGCTTACCCAATATCAATATCAAGCGAATTTTGAGGAAACCATTAAGGTTCTAACTCGGTTAACGGAATTAGCGCCGACCGAGATTAAGTGGCAGAAACAGTTGGCTGAAGCTTATATAGCGACTGACCAAACCCAAAAAGCGGTTGGCATATTACAGCAATTAGCTGACCGGTTTGCAAAACAGAATAAAATTGCTGAAGCATTGCAGGTATTAAACCAAGCGTTTCTTGCTGACCCAGAAAATTTATCGCTCGTCGAACAGCGTATCGAATTGCTACTTGCAACCAACCAAATTCACGATGCTGCTCCGCTAATGGAATATCTTGCAGAACAATATCTGCAGAAAAATGAACTGGATAAAGTTGCAGGAATATATCAGCGACAAATTGCATTGGTCCCGCAAGATACTGACCTGCGATATAAACTGATTGATGTCTATATCAAACTTGGGAAAAAAGAGTTGGCATTTGAACAGTATCAGCAATTAGTTAATCTCTATCTTGCTGAGAATGAACCAACTTCTGCTGTAGAGATTTATCAAGCGATGTTAAAATTATCGCCTGATGATATTGCTATCCATACCGCACTAGCGGAATTATATCAGAAGTTGGAAAAGTATAAAGAAGCAATTCAGGAATATCTAGAAATGGGAACACTGCTAGAAGCAAAACGCGAGTTTAATCAAGCGATTGAAAAATACAATCAGATTATTGCGATTGATTCGGATCATATTGGCGTCCGTGAAAAACTGATTACCATATATACGCAACTCAAACAACCGGATAAAATTCGCGAGATGAAACTCGCACTCGCACAAATATATCAGAAGAAAAATGAAATAGCAAAAGCGATTGCATTAGCGCAGGAGATTTTAGCGGACGAACCCAAACATATTCCAACCTTAAGTTTACTATTAGAATGTTATCAGAGCCAGAATAAACTGACGGAAGTAGCCGCCATCTACGATAAGTTAGCCCAAGCGTATGTTGATATTAAAGATATCAATAAAGCAGCGAATATGTATCGTCGGGAGTTAGAAATCACCCCGAATAAACCGGAGGTTCTTTTGAGTTTAGCAGAGTTGCTCACGGAATTACGCGCAATATCTGAAGCGAAAAAAATCTATACGCAATTAGGCGGCATTTTCGAACAAAAACGGGATTTCAAACGCGCAATTGAAACCTACGAATACATCCTTAAACTTGACCCGAACGACTTAACGACTGCAGAGACCTTAGTTAAACTGGAAGCTACCCATGCTGGTAACTATCCAACCTTGATGCCAGTGAAACAACGCGTAAGTCATATGCTCCAATTAGCCAAAATATATCTGCAGAAGAACCTTTTCTCAGAAGCAGAAGCCCTTGCTGAACAGATAGTAAGCCTAGCCCCAGATGAAGAATCGGTTTATCGTCTGCTTGCAGATACCTACCAGAAAACCGGCAGGAAAGATACCGCCCTGCAAATCCTACTAAAATTAGTTGATGTTTTACTTGCTCAGAAGAAGTTGGATTCTGCGATAGATGAATTACAGCATATTCTCCAGATTGAGCCGAATCATTTAGAAACGCGGAAAAAATTGGTTGCTGCATATCTGAATACGAAAAATTACCAGGAAGCGGGGAACCACTTGCACATTATCGCAGAACAATATCGTTCAGCACAAGACTTACCCAATGCTATTGCAGCTTATGAACAACAATTGAAACTATTTCCCGAAAATACCGAAATCATTACTAATCTCGCTCAATTATATACAGAAACCCAGCAGATTAATTCTGCAATCAATTTATATACGCAACTCGCGAATATTTACACTAAACAAGGGGAAACTGAAAAAATTGGTGAGATTTTGCGAACCATTGTTTCCCTTGATCCAGAAAACCCAGAACGGCGTGAGAAACTCGGTCAGTTTTATCTGAAATCGGGAATGATTCATGAAGCGTTACTTGAATACGATGCACTTGCGACGTTATTTGCGCAACAGAATAAGTTTGATGATGCAATTCGGATTTTTTTAACGATGCTGAATATTGACCCGAATAATCTGCAAATTCGAGTAGTAATTGCGGAAATGTATGAACGGCGGGGAGCGTATTCAGAAGCAATCGCACAATATATGGCAATCGCGCAGGCATATCTGCAATCAGGAGATACCGATAAATCGATTGCGATATATCAGCGCGCGATTGCGCTAGACCCGGAAAACACCATGCTGTTGGAAACAGTAGCGAATCTGCATAAAACCACGAAAAAGAAATCGAGTGCTATAGAAATTTATCAGAAACTCGCAAAAACCTATTTTGAAAAAGATAAAATTAATAAGGCGAAAGAAATTTATGAAACCATTCTCGAGCTTGAACCAGAAAATGTAGAAAGTCATTCAAATTTAATAAAAATCGCTTTAATGCAAGGACGGAAATCGGATGCGGTTAAATATTCACAAGCGCTAGGTACGATTTTCTATAAACGGAAAGCGATTCCGGAAGCGATTACCGCATATCAGGAAGCGATAAAGTTCGACCCGGAAAATGTTGCACTCCGGAAAGAGTTTATTGATTTATTGTTAAATACGAAAAAAAATACTGAAGCGGTAGCACAATATCAGGAACTGGCGAAACTCTATGCACAACAAGGCAAGCCAACTGATGCGGTCAACGCGTATCGAGCAGCGATAAAACTCGATCCAGAAAATGTTGCACTCTACCTAGGACTAATCGATACACATCTGCAAGAAGGTTTAGAATTAGAGCTAGTCGATGATTATCTTGCGATCGCAGACCTGTACGTTAAAAAAGGTGAAACACAAACCGCAAAAGAATATTACGAAAAAGTCCTGCAACTTGAACCGAATAACCGCACTGCAACCAAACAACTGCGCAAATTAGGGTAA
- a CDS encoding SPOR domain-containing protein yields MRFHLMLNISARNLSRLRLLRTISITLFGCVIFAILGFPAFQFESNFGRNMNGAQFVTVAPDGKVWVAAYSDHEIRIYMPDGQEASFSPINSGLDHLGNAVKLENPSGIAIDKQGIIYISDDAMISPKRIYKYNAFGTALPGITLKYSLGDIAISDSGHIFIAEKTGNAFHVLDADGNELEGSPVTIVGSRSMFRGITVTPDGATVYITAENPGEVLKFAGKISGNRVQYQLVGTVASNLSRPGAVELDKEGRIYIAETGADRIKVFSSTGIFETDIVGGTPGFRSPRGIAITPDGTTLYIAQFTNAPLQKWSTGITATSSAAPVTYRVQIAAFSSESKANGIKSQLASLGYSGINIVFDGQYYRVQVGNFNTIDDAVNLANDINARLVSPDFSGCWIMDSNLKAIKSVPITGVTAAQPPGTPIGVGNYWIQIGAYRVESNAQAVKKAIEKLGFTNVVINQEQNYQKVRLGPFPSITTAQRIVAALKDPQRGLVFPGLTGDFWIFAGGAGGAPPPAVTKIVYRVFIASFPDQKEALLQKAKLEAKGFWPVFVEAEEPLYNLLIGAFNSETEAAGLIPKLKAEGYTDLRIVRAGEVRPQIALTPEQEEQKKRELTAIADRAEELFAKKQYDQAILQLERLLQLQADNTKAIQRLQEAHEKLSEESRLVLEEQKRRIAEEEAKRKEVDALNAKAMNLWEQANYLAAVETWNQVLRIDPRDPRATLYIALAKERLAPLPDTKKEELKAKADKTAELDKKYKEARNLYASGAAQSDIDIINQAIEQWQQILREDPNHIEAKEAIANAELKIKEIEQAKKSKLWNWIIYIGAGILIIAGLIFIVPTIMKSILSRERKPKPVKVKAAVVSESAPEPAKVTPAPTKPTVAEKKKGFSLFGGKKKRELEAKLAAEREAKEREEREKAAAKQQEYEKWYQKGLDELEQGKFEDAIASFLQASQIDPNNPDPKRKAEFARKSLKTQQEAEKERQKKTPPAPEPTSTAPPPPTPPPTPTPVPPTEPVVAPSEVTAPITSVSAPTAPGVIFEQDFDSESSGMRPAGWNGEFAYATIQVQNSVRANDTGNALKFEKKEGSGSTHYRCRFPNATGKFTIEFDLCCEKKNKYFLGVYLEADEDFRKAVHTVIHTPEDGTQASLRLQGESVPYQLGKWVHIKYEVDLTNAVVNGYVDGNKVVTAARVPGTPEALNTISIRDNPATVAVLYLDNIKISS; encoded by the coding sequence ATGCGATTTCATTTAATGCTAAACATTTCCGCTCGTAACTTATCAAGACTACGGCTGTTACGTACGATTTCAATAACATTGTTCGGCTGCGTTATCTTTGCTATTTTGGGTTTTCCAGCATTCCAATTCGAATCGAATTTCGGTAGAAATATGAACGGTGCTCAGTTTGTTACGGTCGCACCTGATGGAAAAGTTTGGGTTGCCGCATATTCCGACCATGAAATACGAATATATATGCCCGATGGACAAGAAGCGAGCTTTTCACCAATCAATTCTGGACTCGACCATTTAGGTAATGCGGTTAAACTCGAAAATCCATCCGGAATTGCCATTGATAAACAAGGAATAATTTATATTTCTGACGATGCAATGATCAGCCCGAAACGAATTTATAAATATAATGCCTTCGGAACAGCATTACCAGGGATAACCTTAAAATATTCACTCGGCGATATAGCTATATCCGATTCCGGACATATTTTTATCGCTGAAAAAACCGGTAACGCATTTCATGTTCTAGATGCTGATGGAAACGAACTAGAAGGGAGTCCAGTTACTATCGTTGGTAGTCGGTCAATGTTTCGCGGTATCACGGTTACTCCAGACGGCGCAACGGTCTATATTACCGCTGAAAACCCCGGGGAAGTATTAAAATTCGCTGGCAAAATTTCGGGTAATCGCGTTCAATATCAACTTGTTGGAACAGTGGCTTCAAATTTATCTCGACCGGGAGCTGTTGAGCTGGATAAAGAAGGGAGAATTTATATCGCAGAAACCGGCGCTGATCGAATTAAAGTTTTCTCATCAACTGGTATTTTTGAAACGGATATTGTCGGCGGTACTCCCGGATTTCGTTCTCCGCGTGGGATAGCTATTACTCCTGACGGAACAACATTATACATCGCGCAGTTCACTAATGCTCCTCTCCAGAAATGGTCTACGGGCATTACTGCAACTTCATCTGCGGCACCGGTAACATATCGGGTGCAAATTGCCGCATTTTCTTCCGAAAGTAAAGCGAATGGAATAAAATCGCAATTAGCTTCGCTAGGTTATAGTGGAATTAATATTGTGTTTGATGGACAGTATTATCGCGTTCAGGTCGGTAATTTCAATACGATTGACGATGCGGTTAATCTAGCGAATGATATTAATGCTCGGCTCGTTTCACCGGATTTTAGTGGATGCTGGATTATGGATAGTAACCTAAAAGCAATTAAATCAGTCCCGATAACTGGGGTTACCGCAGCTCAACCGCCAGGAACACCTATTGGTGTTGGGAATTACTGGATTCAGATAGGTGCGTATCGAGTTGAATCAAATGCGCAAGCGGTTAAGAAAGCAATCGAGAAACTCGGATTTACTAATGTCGTTATTAATCAGGAACAGAATTATCAGAAAGTACGTCTTGGTCCTTTTCCGAGTATAACGACAGCGCAACGGATTGTTGCCGCGTTGAAAGATCCGCAACGTGGATTGGTGTTCCCGGGATTAACCGGTGATTTCTGGATTTTCGCTGGTGGTGCTGGTGGCGCACCACCGCCAGCGGTAACCAAAATCGTATACCGAGTATTCATTGCATCGTTTCCTGACCAGAAAGAAGCGTTATTACAAAAAGCAAAACTTGAAGCGAAAGGATTTTGGCCTGTTTTTGTTGAAGCTGAAGAACCACTATATAACCTGCTCATAGGTGCATTTAATTCAGAAACAGAAGCTGCTGGATTAATCCCAAAATTGAAAGCTGAAGGATATACTGATTTACGGATAGTTCGTGCCGGTGAAGTTCGACCGCAGATAGCATTAACTCCTGAGCAAGAAGAACAAAAGAAACGGGAACTTACCGCAATTGCAGACCGTGCAGAAGAGTTATTTGCAAAAAAACAATATGACCAAGCGATTCTCCAATTAGAACGATTGTTGCAACTTCAGGCGGATAATACGAAAGCAATTCAGCGATTGCAAGAAGCGCACGAAAAATTAAGCGAAGAATCACGGTTGGTGCTCGAAGAACAGAAACGACGAATTGCTGAAGAAGAAGCGAAACGAAAAGAGGTAGATGCATTAAATGCAAAAGCGATGAATTTATGGGAGCAAGCCAATTATTTAGCAGCAGTCGAAACTTGGAATCAGGTTTTAAGAATTGATCCCCGTGATCCACGCGCGACACTCTACATCGCTTTAGCGAAAGAACGTCTAGCACCATTACCGGATACTAAAAAAGAAGAATTGAAAGCTAAAGCGGATAAAACTGCAGAATTGGATAAAAAATATAAAGAAGCGCGTAACCTTTACGCATCCGGTGCTGCGCAGAGTGATATTGATATCATTAATCAAGCGATTGAACAATGGCAACAAATTTTACGCGAAGATCCAAACCATATCGAAGCAAAAGAAGCTATTGCAAACGCGGAATTAAAAATAAAAGAAATCGAACAGGCAAAAAAGAGCAAACTCTGGAATTGGATTATATATATAGGTGCGGGTATTTTAATAATAGCTGGCTTAATTTTTATTGTTCCAACAATAATGAAAAGTATACTATCCCGGGAACGGAAACCGAAACCAGTTAAAGTTAAAGCGGCAGTAGTCTCGGAATCTGCTCCTGAACCAGCCAAAGTGACACCAGCGCCGACAAAACCCACTGTTGCGGAAAAGAAGAAAGGATTTTCGTTATTTGGCGGAAAGAAGAAACGAGAACTGGAAGCGAAATTAGCTGCAGAACGAGAAGCTAAAGAACGTGAAGAACGAGAAAAAGCAGCTGCTAAACAGCAGGAATATGAAAAGTGGTACCAGAAAGGACTGGATGAACTGGAGCAAGGAAAATTTGAAGATGCAATCGCCTCATTTTTACAAGCAAGCCAGATTGATCCGAACAACCCTGACCCGAAACGGAAAGCAGAGTTCGCTCGCAAATCGCTGAAAACTCAACAGGAAGCGGAAAAAGAACGGCAAAAGAAAACACCTCCAGCACCCGAACCTACTTCGACAGCTCCACCACCACCTACTCCACCACCGACACCTACTCCTGTACCACCGACAGAACCGGTTGTAGCACCATCGGAAGTCACCGCTCCGATTACTTCGGTTAGTGCACCAACGGCTCCTGGCGTAATTTTCGAACAAGATTTTGATAGCGAATCATCTGGTATGCGACCCGCTGGGTGGAACGGCGAGTTTGCTTATGCAACGATTCAGGTACAAAACTCAGTTCGTGCAAATGATACTGGAAACGCATTAAAATTTGAAAAGAAGGAAGGAAGCGGGTCAACGCATTATCGCTGTCGGTTCCCGAATGCGACCGGGAAATTTACCATTGAATTCGATTTATGTTGTGAAAAGAAAAATAAATATTTTTTAGGTGTATATCTTGAAGCGGACGAAGACTTCCGGAAAGCAGTACATACGGTTATCCATACTCCGGAAGATGGAACCCAAGCTAGTTTGCGGCTCCAAGGCGAATCAGTGCCGTATCAGTTAGGGAAATGGGTTCATATTAAGTATGAGGTTGATTTAACCAATGCGGTAGTTAATGGATATGTAGATGGAAATAAGGTAGTTACTGCAGCTCGGGTTCCAGGAACTCCAGAGGCATTAAACACGATTTCGATTCGTGATAATCCTGCTACAGTAGCGGTATTATATTTGGATAACATAAAAATTTCTAGTTAA
- a CDS encoding BMC domain-containing protein, which produces MHKSIGLLEFRSIAKGIESADAMVKTAPVDLIIAGTLCPGKYIAVVSGEVAAVESAVRAGAALGREELVDELVIANVHPDIFPALTASTDINLNEIQSVGIIETFSIAASVAAADLAAKAANVKLIEVRLARGLGGKSFVCLAGTVAEVRAAVEAGSQYAKDQGLLVSSVVIPSAHPSLLEKLL; this is translated from the coding sequence ATGCATAAATCTATCGGGTTATTAGAGTTTAGAAGTATTGCGAAAGGAATCGAATCTGCTGATGCGATGGTTAAAACCGCTCCGGTAGATTTGATTATTGCAGGAACATTATGTCCTGGGAAATATATTGCTGTCGTGAGCGGAGAAGTGGCGGCGGTAGAATCAGCGGTTCGTGCTGGAGCTGCGCTTGGTCGGGAAGAGTTAGTTGATGAATTAGTTATTGCCAATGTTCATCCGGATATATTTCCGGCATTAACCGCAAGTACTGATATTAACCTAAATGAGATCCAGTCGGTTGGGATTATTGAAACATTTTCAATAGCCGCTTCCGTTGCTGCAGCAGATTTAGCGGCGAAAGCCGCAAATGTAAAATTGATTGAAGTCCGACTCGCGCGCGGACTTGGCGGGAAATCGTTTGTCTGCTTAGCCGGGACGGTTGCTGAAGTTCGAGCAGCGGTTGAAGCTGGTTCCCAGTATGCGAAAGATCAAGGGTTATTAGTCAGTTCAGTGGTAATCCCATCCGCACACCCTTCCTTACTAGAAAAACTATTATAA
- a CDS encoding LysE family translocator gives MSDLLLIFFGSFIIGLSGAMMPGPMFTVTISHAAKQGVIAGPLVVLGHAILESALVLAVGFGLGKLLLIKSVTAVIGIFGGAILLWMGFGMIRNVKSLTLSFSISQPKNTSRSIIDGIITSLANPYWFIWWASIGLALILKAWDIGMLGLIFFFFGHIASDFAWYTAVSTAVAAGKKIMNDIAYRVMIGICGIILIGFGFYFGFDGLKKIIL, from the coding sequence ATGTCTGATTTACTCTTGATATTTTTTGGTTCTTTTATCATTGGGTTGTCCGGAGCGATGATGCCAGGTCCGATGTTTACCGTAACGATAAGTCACGCTGCGAAACAGGGAGTTATTGCTGGACCGTTAGTCGTTCTCGGTCATGCGATTTTAGAATCCGCGTTAGTTTTAGCAGTTGGCTTTGGATTAGGAAAATTATTGCTTATTAAAAGTGTTACTGCAGTTATCGGAATTTTCGGCGGCGCAATTCTACTCTGGATGGGATTTGGAATGATTCGAAACGTGAAATCGCTTACGTTGTCTTTTTCGATCAGTCAACCGAAGAATACTTCCCGGTCAATTATTGACGGAATTATCACAAGTCTCGCAAATCCATATTGGTTCATTTGGTGGGCGAGTATCGGATTAGCATTAATCCTGAAAGCATGGGACATTGGGATGCTTGGTTTGATATTTTTCTTTTTCGGTCATATAGCATCCGATTTTGCCTGGTATACCGCAGTATCAACAGCGGTTGCGGCGGGAAAGAAAATTATGAATGACATAGCATACCGTGTAATGATAGGTATTTGCGGGATAATACTTATCGGATTTGGATTCTATTTTGGTTTCGATGGATTAAAGAAAATAATTCTCTAA
- a CDS encoding endonuclease/exonuclease/phosphatase family protein: MKQLTLMSYNIHICVPDGYRFGEYIPTREDVKKVAETILSATPDIVALQEVDNQFGSPTNSRTNYLNLAKELAGFTGYYYAFGSTIDADPLAIGSSAGYIEWGNAKRTTTNGNPHGEYGNAMLSRYPIKQVRNFDLPNQLGYENRACLNARIKIGKQLFSIYVTHLQHNSALDRVNQIQMIMKIMQQDRTNSIKILLGDMNYDPDKAKRDGTYQEEFDVIKPILAAGYIDSAASVGNPALTFSARNLFERIDYIFVPKEVKVIKSFTIPSTTSDHIPLVTVISY, encoded by the coding sequence ATGAAGCAGTTAACTTTGATGAGTTATAACATTCATATCTGCGTTCCAGATGGTTATCGGTTCGGTGAATATATTCCGACGCGAGAAGATGTTAAGAAAGTAGCGGAAACGATTCTATCTGCAACTCCGGATATCGTTGCTCTACAGGAGGTAGATAATCAGTTCGGCTCCCCGACAAATTCAAGAACTAATTATTTGAATCTAGCCAAAGAATTGGCTGGATTTACCGGATACTATTATGCGTTCGGTTCAACGATAGATGCTGATCCGCTCGCTATCGGAAGTAGCGCCGGATATATCGAATGGGGGAACGCGAAACGAACAACAACAAACGGGAATCCGCATGGAGAATATGGAAATGCGATGCTAAGCCGATATCCGATCAAACAGGTGCGGAATTTCGATTTGCCAAACCAACTAGGATATGAGAATCGAGCGTGTTTAAATGCACGGATTAAAATCGGAAAACAGCTATTTTCGATTTATGTTACGCATCTACAGCATAATAGCGCTCTTGACCGAGTAAACCAGATTCAAATGATTATGAAAATTATGCAACAGGATAGAACGAACAGTATCAAAATTCTGCTGGGAGATATGAATTACGACCCGGATAAAGCGAAACGCGATGGAACCTATCAAGAAGAATTTGATGTTATTAAACCTATACTCGCAGCAGGATATATTGATTCTGCGGCATCAGTCGGGAATCCAGCGTTAACGTTTTCGGCGCGAAATCTTTTTGAACGAATAGATTATATTTTTGTGCCTAAAGAAGTTAAGGTTATTAAATCGTTTACTATCCCATCAACTACATCTGACCATATTCCATTAGTTACCGTAATTAGCTATTAA